A single window of Eucalyptus grandis isolate ANBG69807.140 chromosome 1, ASM1654582v1, whole genome shotgun sequence DNA harbors:
- the LOC104449237 gene encoding ycf20-like protein encodes MAYSLSLTTPGVFKWGSSPCSHTPPGKFGMRVTRLPSSSFRVRAVQDDETPRRLIDIIRIVPEISRNYFRSRPRRALFGGISLLGGFYVAQTISLSFGALGVNDVIAAVLCVLLTEYVTRFYYTRPKVTFPVALLNNFKMGFTYGLFIDAFKLAS; translated from the coding sequence ATGGCGTATTCGTTGAGCCTAACTACTCCAGGGGTCTTCAAGTGGGGCTCCAGTCCCTGTTCCCACACTCCGCCAGGAAAATTCGGAATGCGAGTTACCAGGctcccctcttcttccttcagAGTTCGAGCCGTCCAAGACGACGAAACGCCTCGCAGGCTAATCGACATCATTAGAATTGTCCCTGAGATCTCGAGGAATTACTTCCGCAGCCGCCCTCGGAGAGCGCTCTTTGGTGGGATCTCTCTTCTAGGGGGCTTTTACGTCGCGCAAACAATCTCCTTGTCGTTCGGAGCATTGGGGGTGAACGATGTCATTGCCGCCGTGCTTTGTGTTCTCTTGACGGAGTACGTCACCAGGTTTTACTACACCCGGCCGAAGGTTACTTTCCCCGTCGCTCTCCTCAATaatttcaagatgggtttcACCTACGGACTCTTCATTGATGCCTTCAAGCTCGCTAGTTAG
- the LOC104449244 gene encoding zinc finger CCCH domain-containing protein 48 — protein MDMEGNKRVFQRLSGGPSTASDSRHHPQQQQQQKVCFHWRAGKCTRHPCPFLHRELPAPAQPLSNGGAPKRFAEDSGSQFLRRGPKFTGGSNTWGRVHGGNAVAKKTEKLCNYWVQGNCTYGDKCRYLHSWSLGDCFDMLTQLEGHQKVVTGIAFPSGSGNLYTGSKDETLRVWDCQSGQCAGVINLGGEIGCMISEGPWVFVGLPNLVKAYNTQSNADLSLNGPVGQVYAMVVGNGLLFAGIQDGSILAWKFNAATNGFEPAASLSGHTLGVVSLVVGANRLYSGSMDNSIRVWNLETLQCMQILTDHTSVVMSVLCWDQFLLSCSLDKTIKVWVASDSGNLEVTYTHNEEHGVLHLCGMHDSEVKPVLMCSCNDNCVRAYDLPSFAERGKIFAKNEIRAIEVGPGGLFFTGDGTGQVRVWKWRDSP, from the exons ATGGATATGGAGGGGAATAAGCGCGTGTTCCAGCGGCTCAGCGGCGGGCCGTCGACGGCATCGGACTCCAGGCATCAtccgcagcagcagcagcagcagaaggtGTGTTTCCATTGGAGAGCGGGCAAGTGCACCAGGCATCCGTGCCCCTTCCTACACAGGGAGTTACCCGCTCCGGCGCAGCCATTGAGCAACGGGGGTGCGCCGAAGCGGTTCGCGGAGGATTCAGGGTCTCAGTTTTTGCGGAGAGGGCCTAAGTTCACGGGCGGGTCCAATACGTGGGGCCGGGTTCACGGCGGCAATGCCGTGGCGAAGAAGACGGAGAAATTGTGTAATTATTGGGTGCAAGGGAATTGCACTTATGGGGATAAGTGTAGGTACTTGCATTCTTGGAGTTTGGGCGATTGTTTCGATATGTTGACCCAACTTGAAGGGCACCAGAAG GTTGTGACTGGGATAGCTTTTCCATCCGGCTCTGGTAATCTTTACACTGGGAGCAAGGATGAGACGCTAAGAGTCTGGGATTGTCAGTCTGGCCAG TGTGCAGGTGTGATCAATCTTGGTGGTGAAATTGGTTGTATGATAAGTGAAGGTCCATGGGTGTTTGTTGGTTTACCAAATCTCGTAAAG GCATACAACACACAAAGTAATGCAGACCTCAGTCTCAATGGTCCTGTCGGACAAGTTTATGCCATGGTTGTGGGTAATGGCCTGCTATTTGCTGGTATTCAG GATGGTTCCATACTTGCATGGAAGTTCAATGCAGCTACCAATGGCTTTGAACCAGCTGCATCACTTTCAGGCCATACCCTTGGAGTGGTTTCATTAGTGGTTGGAGCTAATAGGCTTTACTCTGGTTCCATGGACAATTCAATCAGG GTCTGGAATCTCGAAACTCTGCAATGCATGCAGATTTTGACAGATCATACCTCTGTTGTGATGTCTGTTCTTTGCTGGGATCAGTTTCTTTTATCATGCTCATTGGACAAAACAATAAAG GTCTGGGTTGCCTCAGATAGTGGGAATTTGGAAGTGACGTACACGCACAATGAGGAACAT GGTGTGCTTCATCTATGTGGAATGCATGATTCAGAAGTCAAGCCAGTCTTGATGTGCTCTTGCAATGATAATTGTGTCCGAGCATATGATCTTCCATC ATTTGCTGAGAGGGGCAAGATTTTTGCTAAAAATGAGATCCGAGCAATTGAAGTCGGTCCCGGGGGGCTGTTCTTCACTGGCGATGGAACTGGTCAAGTGAGAGTCTGGAAATGGAGGGACTCACCTTGA
- the LOC104449251 gene encoding pentatricopeptide repeat-containing protein At2g29760, chloroplastic translates to MLPRHEMNLARPVSRLFSNSAAAAQPPPRFAGKSSSPIGPVEELHARLIRTQRHTDPSAVSDVIRSYASSPLYLRRARAAFDAVERPTTAVFNFLIRGLSQSDRAVGALELYRAMHFQGASANHLTFIYVSKACARVCDVGHGRAVHVHALRCGFGAHVFVSNALLHMYACCGDMVSARKVFDQMEERDLVSWNSLICGYSQCGGFREVLRLFDAMQVAKVMADAVTMVKVVLACNYLGESEFADRAAKYIEENHVVIDVYLGNTLIDMYGRRGLVELARQVFDRMHERNLVSWNAMIRGYAKAGDLTGAHRLFDEMPKRDVISWTSMITGYAQASNFAMAVKLFQEMMVANVKPDEVTVASVLSACAHLGSLDIGKAVHNYIIEHGVKIDTYVGNSLIDMYCKCGSVQKALELFKRMKEKDAVSWTSVISGLAVNGFANSALELFSGMLSERIKPTHGTFVGVLLACAHAGLVENGLAFFKSMEDVHGLTPEMKHYGCVVDLLSRSGNVDRAYEFITKMPISPDVVVWRILLSACKLHGNVVLAEIATKKLLELDPCNSGNYVLLSSTYASSHRWDDASNVRELMEETDVPKPFGWSTIGSNGLPSHSAWDQIPVNPTNTMHPKKELGLS, encoded by the coding sequence ATGCTTCCCCGCCATGAAATGAATCTCGCAAGACCCGTTTCGCGCCTCTTCTCTaactccgccgccgccgctcaaCCGCCGCCGCGATTTGCCGGAAAATCCTCTTCACCCATCGGCCCCGTCGAAGAGCTCCACGCGCGCCTCATCAGAACCCAACGCCACACCGACCCCTCCGCCGTGTCCGATGTCATCCGGTCCTACGCGTCGTCTCCACTCTACCTGCGCAGAGCTCGCGCCGCTTTCGACGCCGTCGAACGGCCCACCACCGCGGTTTTCAATTTCCTGATTCGTGGGTTGTCGCAGAGCGACCGTGCCGTCGGAGCGTTGGAACTGTATCGGGCAATGCATTTCCAGGGAGCGAGCGCGAACCATTTGACCTTCATATACGTTTCCAAGGCCTGTGCTCGCGTCTGTGACGTTGGACACGGTCGAGCGGTTCATGTCCATGCGTTGAGATGTGGGTTCGGTGCGCACGTTTTCGTTTCGAATGCTCTGCTGCACATGTACGCGTGCTGCGGCGATATGGTGTCTGCGCGGAAGGTGTTTGAtcaaatggaggagagagactTGGTTTCCTGGAACTCCCTGATCTGTGGTTATAGTCAGTGTGGTGGATTTAGGGAGGTTTTGAGACTATTTGATGCAATGCAGGTGGCTAAGGTGATGGCGGATGCCGTGACAATGGTGAAAGTTGTCTTGGCTTGTAATTATTTAGGGGAGTCAGAATTTGCAGATCGTGCGGCGAAGTATATTGAGGAAAACCATGTCGTCATTGATGTTTATTTGGGAAATACTTTAATAGATATGTATGGACGGCGGGGTTTGGTGGAATTAGCACGGCAAGTATTTGATCGCATGCATGAAAGGAATTTGGTTTCATGGAATGCAATGATCCGGGGATATGCAAAAGCGGGAGACTTAACTGGAGCCCACAGGCTTTTTGACGAAATGCCCAAGAGGGATGTTATCTCGTGGACTTCTATGATCACAGGCTATGCTCAAGCTAGCAACTTTGCAATGGCGGTGAAGCTTTTCCAAGAAATGATGGTGGCtaatgtgaaaccagatgaagtTACAGTAGCTAGTGTGTTGTCTGCTTGCGCCCATTTAGGTTCGCTTGACATTGGAAAGGCAGTTCATAACTACATAATTGAGCATGGCGTGAAGATAGACACTTATGTAGGGAACTCTCTCATTGATATGTATTGCAAATGTGGATCAGTTCAAAAGGCGCTTGAGTTGTTTAAACGAATGAAGGAGAAGGATGCGGTCTCGTGGACTTCTGTGATTTCGGGCCTTGCTGTGAATGGTTTTGCCAATTCTGCTCTGGAGCTTTTCTCAGGGATGTTGAGTGAAAGAATTAAGCCTACTCATGGAACCTTTGTTGGGGTTTTATTGGCGTGTGCTCATGCTGGACTAGTAGAGAATGGACTAGCATTCTTTAAGAGTATGGAAGATGTTCATGGACTCACCCCAGAGATGAAACACTACGGTTGTGTTGTGGATCTTTTGAGCCGCTCTGGCAATGTGGATAGGGCATATGAGTTTATAACAAAAATGCCCATATCTCCGGATGTTGTAGTTTGGAGGATATTATTGAGTGCGTGTAAGCTTCACGGCAATGTGGTATTGGCTGAAATTGCAACAAAAAAGCTTCTTGAATTGGATCCTTGCAATAGTGGAAATTATGTTCTTCTGTCAAGTACTTACGCAAGTTCCCACAGATGGGATGATGCGTCCAATGTGAGAGAACTGATGGAGGAGACTGATGTGCCGAAGCCATTTGGTTGGAGTACAATCGGATCTAATGGATTACCATCACATAGCGCTTGGGATCAAATTCCTGTTAATCCCACCAACACCATGCATCCAAAGAAGGAATTAGGACTTTCTTAA